One Vigna unguiculata cultivar IT97K-499-35 chromosome 11, ASM411807v1, whole genome shotgun sequence DNA window includes the following coding sequences:
- the LOC114170602 gene encoding uncharacterized protein LOC114170602, with product MAVIEKKTQNSLHLRSNSLPSAAHPFASQFEDHLRRLSGSEATSSLSSSSVSHKLNEMLDLQDYTDKLLQLPTEQQVLARECNEKWVDFLLEGSLRLLDICGEAKDCLQQSKESMCDLMSVIRRKKGNETGFAVESVKYLSVRKKIKKQIQKALKNLKHKDNNTSPMLSFLNEAEAITMSSLESVLLFISAPKEHSRWSAISKLVQPKRVICDSQESTINEFEKVDAALQCLISHKPSSVENFQSHVENLELCIQDLEIGVDHLSRKLIRNRVSLLNIFNH from the coding sequence ATGGCAGTGattgaaaagaaaacacaaaactCTCTACATCTTCGCAGCAACAGCTTGCCCTCTGCAGCTCACCCTTTTGCATCACAATTTGAGGATCATTTGAGAAGATTGAGTGGTTCTGAAGCCACTTCTTCATTGTCATCATCTTCAGTGAGCCACAAACTCAACGAGATGCTGGATTTGCAAGATTACACTGATAAGTTGCTTCAATTGCCAACTGAACAGCAAGTTTTAGCACGGGAGTGCAATGAAAAATGGGTGGATTTCCTACTAGAAGGGTCTCTTAGGCTCTTAGATATCTGTGGTGAAGCTAAAGATTGTCTTCAGCAATCAAAGGAAAGCATGTGCGACTTAATGTCAGTCATCAGAAGAAAGAAAGGCAATGAAACCGGATTCGCGGTTGAAAGTGTGAAATACTTATCTGTGAGGAAGAAGATCAAGAAGCAAATCCAAAAGGCCCTGAAAAATTTGAAGCACAAGGACAACAACACTTCACCTATGCTCAGTTTCTTAAATGAAGCAGAAGCAATCACCATGAGCTCATTAGAAAGTGTGTTACTTTTTATCTCTGCTCCAAAAGAACATAGCAGATGGTCAGCAATCTCCAAGTTGGTGCAACCCAAGAGAGTTATTTGTGACTCTCAAGAATCAACcataaatgaatttgaaaaggTGGATGCAGCTTTGCAGTGTCTCATCAGTCACAAACCTTCATCTGTTGAGAATTTTCAAAGTCATGTGGAAAATTTGGAGCTGTGCATCCAAGATCTGGAGATAGGAGTTGATCACCTCTCaagaaaattaattagaaaCAGGGTTTCCCTTCTCAACATCTTCAACCACTAA
- the LOC114168149 gene encoding uncharacterized protein LOC114168149 — MPATPFSPKSHSHHQSRSKSLPCKPHPLILQCNQHLGSLEASASASDATSSSSSLFRQKLTGLQTLHDCIEKLVLLPYSQEVLVQERQEKWVEELLDGSLRLLDVCAAAKDALLHTKECARELQSIMRRKRGGEMEVAAEVRKFLASRKVVKKVILKALENLQATVKKAKFSPSNKDHRTTTLANLFKDVEVITLSILESLMNFISGSAQAKPSKWSLVSKLMHNKKVTSTQESDQNEFSNVDAALQSFVFHMTRKSDNINSLQNHLQDLESVIQDFVEGLETLFKRCIKIRVSLLNILNH, encoded by the coding sequence ATGCCAGCCACCCCTTTTAGCCCAAAATCTCATTCTCATCACCAATCTCGCTCAAAGAGCTTGCCTTGTAAACCACACCCTCTTATTCTACAATGCAATCAACACTTGGGAAGTTTAGAGGCTTCAGCTTCAGCTTCAGATGCAACTTCCTCTTCATCATCATTGTTCAGACAAAAACTAACTGGTCTGCAGACTTTGCACGATTGTATTGAAAAGCTGGTTCTGCTGCCTTATTCTCAAGAAGTCCTAGTCCAAGAGCGTCAAGAGAAGTGGGTAGAAGAGCTTTTGGATGGATCTTTAAGGCTCCTAGATGTATGTGCTGCTGCAAAGGACGCTTTGCTTCACACAAAAGAATGTGCACGAGAACTTCAATCGATTATGAGAAGAAAAAGAGGAGGTGAAATGGAAGTGGCAGCTGAGGTCAGGAAATTCTTGGCTTCTAGGAAGGTAGTAAAGAAGGTGATCCTCAAAGCGTTGGAGAATTTGCAGGCAACTGTGAAGAAAGCAAAATTTTCTCCGAGCAACAAGGATCACCGAACCACAACCTTGGCTAACTTGTTCAAAGATGTAGAAGTAATCACTCTTTCCATATTGGAGTCACTGATGAACTTCATCTCTGGATCAGCACAAGCCAAACCAAGTAAATGGTCTTTGGTTTCCAAACTCATGCACAACAAAAAGGTCACTTCTACACAAGAATCAGATCAGAATGAATTCTCCAATGTGGATGCTGCATTGCAGTCGTTTGTGTTTCACATGACAAGAAAGTCTGACAACATCAATAGTTTGCAGAACCATTTACAAGATTTAGAGTCAGTCATTCAAGACTTCGTGGAAGGACTTGAAACTCTTTTTAAACGTTGTATTAAAATCAGAGTTTCTCTTCTCAACATCCTCAACCACTAG
- the LOC114169693 gene encoding uncharacterized protein LOC114169693, producing the protein MDGRFAEELYAESLELSKLELTSTIAVDEEDKLNDRGGGDDFSFWDDSDDKLDSSLDLDREWQRRHDQFHTIGYRDGLIAGKEASAQEGFNIGFKQSVLDGYSWGVVRGVTSAFSHLPHELKERLIPPQEKRSEFQGLYESVHSLSTPDALGLFGEEIKAREALEQSEHSEQSCHGSQLRNYRGQLESLISESSAIDIHLT; encoded by the exons ATGGACGGTAGGTTTGCTGAAGAGCTTTATGCTGAAAGTTTAGAACTGTCCAAATTAGAACTCACGTCGACCATTGCTGTTGATGAAGAAGACAAGTTAAACG atcgtggtggtggtgatgattTTAGTTTCTGGGATGATTCTGATGACAAGTTGGATAGTTCGTTGGATTTGGACAGGGAGTGGCAGAGGAGGCACGACCAATTCCATACG ATTGGGTATCGAGATGGTCTTATAGCCGGGAAGGAAGCTTCTGCTCAAGAGGGATTCAATATTGGTTTTAAGCAATCGGTTCTTGATGGTTACAGTTGGGGTGTTGTAAGAGGTGTTACCAG TGCTTTTTCTCATCTTCCACACGAATTAAAAGAGAGGTTGATTCCACCACAAGAAAAGAGGAGCGAATTTCAAGGGCTGTATGAATCTGTGCATTCTTTGTCAACACCAGATGCTCTTGGATTGTTTGGTGAAGAAATCAAAGCAAGAGAAGCTTTGGAACAAAGTGAACACTCGGAACAATCCTGCCATGGCTCTCAACTGAGAAATTATCGTGGACAACTTGAATCTCTGATTAGTGAATCTTCGGCCATTGATATTCATTTGACCTGA
- the LOC114170417 gene encoding probable cysteine protease RD19B, producing MTLSSTSPEINLAFCDPDEPCDFGCNGGLMNSAFEYILKSGGVMREEDYPYSGTDRGTCKFDKAKIAASVANFSVVSLDEEQIAANLVKNGPLAVAINAVFMPIHMLKKAGSRSITGGIWFWCLRTH from the exons ATGACTTTGTCTAGTACAAGTCCTGAGATAAATTTGGCTTTT TGTGATCCGGATGAACCGTGCGACTTTGGATGCAATGGAGGATTGATGAATAGTGCTTTTGAATACATACTAAAATCTGGTGGGGTGATGCGCGAGGAAGATTATCCTTATTCTGGTACTGATCGCGGTACCTGTAAATTTGACAAAGCAAAGATTGCAGCATCAGTGGCAAACTTCAGTGTGGTCTCGCTTGATGAAGAGCAGATTGCTGCAAATCTTGTGAAAAATGGTCCTCTTGCAG TGGCTATCAATGCAGTATTCATGCCCATACATATGCTCAAAAAGGCTGGATCACGGAGTATTACTGGTGGGATATGGTTCTGGTGCCTACGCACCCATTAG
- the LOC114168150 gene encoding 40S ribosomal protein S25 yields MAPKKDKAPPPSSKPAKSGGGKQKKKKWSKGKQKEKVNNMVLFDQGTYDKLLSEAPKYKLITPSILSDRLRINGSLARKAIRELMARGSIRMVSAHASQQIYTRATNT; encoded by the exons ATG GCACCAAAGAAGGATAAGGCTCCTCCACCTTCCTCCAAGCCCGCCAAATCTGGCGGTGGCAAGCAGAAGAAGAAG AAGTGGAGCAAGGGAAAGCAAAAGGAGAAGGTGAATAACATGGTGCTGTTCGACCAGGGCACCTATGACAAACTCCTCTCAGAAGCACCCAAATACAAGCTCATCACTCCTTCCATTCTCTCTGATCGTTTGAGG ATAAATGGATCACTTGCAAGGAAGGCTATCAGAGAACTGATGGCTAGAGGTTCAATCAGGATGGTGTCTGCCCATGCAAGTCAGCAAATTTACACCAGGGCAACAAACACCTAA